The Methylosinus sp. PW1 DNA segment CGCCGGAATTCCTAATCCAGCGCGTCGCGGATTATCTGTCGGGCAAGAAGCTCGCGGCTCTCCCGAAAGCCATCGCCGAACAGCAGGAAGCGGAAGCAGCGGCTATCGAGGATGAAGCCGACGAAGTTTAAATCAGGCAAGCCTCGAAATTGTGCTCTGCGAAACATTGAACCGCCGCGCAAGATCGGCCTGCGACGCGGTGCCGTCGGCAAGCGCCTTGCGGGCCTCCTCGCGCTGGTGACGGGTGAGGGCAGGGGGTCGGCCCATGTGAACGCCGCGCGCTTTGGCGCGCTCGCGGCCCTCGCCCGTGCGGGCGCGGATCAATTCGCGCTCGAACTCGGCCAAGCCGCCCAGCACGGTAAGCATCAACCGGCCGTGTGGGGTCGTGGTGTCGGCCCATGTGTCATGCAGCGAACGGAAGCCGGCCCCAGCCTTCGCCACGGCGTCTAGGATGTTCAACAGGTCGCGCGTCGATCGCGCCAGCCGATCGAGACGGGTTACAAGCAGGGTGTCGCCGTCGCCGAGCGCCTTCAACGCGCGGGCCAGCTCGCGCCGGTCGGACTTCGCGCCGCTGGCCGTCTCGCGGAAAACCTTCTCGGATCCGGCGGCGCGCAGCTGCTTCACCTGCGCGTCAACGCTCTGGCCGTCGGTCGAGACTCGCGCATAGCCGTAGATCATGGAAAGGAAAACCCGCCTTGCTCGGCAATGGCGGCGGCGTCGCGCGCGCCATGCAACACACGGACAAGGATAACCTCGGTTTCGGTGAACATGTAATAGAGCGCGTAATTGCCTTGGAACATCGCGCGCAGACCGCGCGCGAGCTGGTCACGCGCCGCGCCAGACATGGGGAAATCCTGCGCCCGCGCGAGAGTCGTCATGATTTTGTCGATCAATCGGCGGGCGGCTTCTTCGGAATCCTCGGCGATGTAAGCCCAAATTTCGGCAAGGTCGGCTTCCGCCGTTTCGGTCAAACGGATTTTGAGCGGTCGGCTAATAGCTTCCTCCCTCGGGCAATGATGGCTTCGGCGTCAAACTCCCTCACGCGCCCCGCGGCAACGTCGGCCAAGCCTTTGTCGATATCCTGCTTAAGCGCGGCAAGCTCCTGCAACTGCAAAGCGCGTTTCATTTTCCAATCGCGGATGGCCTCGCGCACGACTTCGCTGGTCGAGGCGTAGTCGCCGGCCTCAACGGCGCTCTTGACGATCGCAGCCATGTCGGCGGGCAGGGTGATGGTCAACCTCTCGATGTCGGACATGGGGCGGCTCCTTTCGAAAATCATGTTCATACTTTATCATACTTATGATGCAGCCACGAGGGGAAAAATCGCTGAGCTTTTGCAAGTATCTTTTGCATAGTGGGAAGGCCTGCAAAACGTGGGGTCGGCGGATTATGCAAAAGTCTTGATTTTTGCACGCTCGCCAGTGCGTTGCCGATCACGCCCAACACGAAAAAATCTGTGCGGTTCGCAATTGACGCCGCCGTACCTCAACGAAACTCGATGCGGCGAATCGAACGAGAGGCCGCACCAATGGACTGGCACACCTTCGGCGAATTGATGAAAGACTTGGGGACGCTCTTGGCCGGCGCGGCCCAACTGGTCAGAGCTTTCCGCTCGAAAGGCAAAGGCTCATGACAGGGCTACGGATAGGAGCAAAGCTCGAAGTAGTTGCCGGACGGATTGTAGCGAATGGCTCCCACTTGCGCGGCGGTGCAAGGCTCGCTGCCGGTGCCAGCGACCTTCACCGGCCCCGCGATGTCGGCTTTCATGCCTGCGGCAGGCGTCGCGCTGCCAATGCCGACAGCCCCTGCTCCAGTTATGGTCATAGCGGTTGATCCGTAGGATACGCCGCCATTGCCGTTTGGCCACGCGCCGCCGCCAGCGACGGTATTAAAGTTGATGGTTGGGGCGCTGATGTAAAGCGGAGGATAAGGCGATCCGGCATACTGCATCGAGGTTACATAGGTGTTCGTGGAATCAGCCGTAAGCCAGATAGCATTGCTGATGTTTCCAATGCCATCAGTGCCGAATTGGCCGATTTTCGCGCCTATGCTGCTCGCCCCATACAAACTTGCTCCGATGGAAGCCTGAGCCACGTCGTTTCTGAAAATCAGCCCTTGCCCGGCAGTCCACACTGAACTGTTTGTACCGGATATTTCGGAAATGGCATGGCCGCCGTATCCAGAGCTATATGGTTTTACGGCGATCCCTTCGGCTGCTGCTGACGAATAATTGAACTGCGCGGCCCCCGCCACAGTTAGAAGTGACGTCGGATTCGTCGTCCCAATCCCCAGCCGCCCATTCGTATTGTCCCAAACAAAATTGCTGCTCGCACCTAGAGAGCCGCCACCATTGAATTGCACCTGTCCGGTCGATCCTGCGGCGAGGGTGTTTCCTGAATTGCTGCTCCCCGTCACGCGCCACAGGGCGGCGGTGCTGTCGTATTGCAGGGTGACGCTGGTGTTGCTCGGCACTGGCAAATCCGCGCCTGTGCCGGTGACGATGCGGTTGGCCGCGCTGGACGAAGCGTTTTGGTTCGATAGGGTCAGCGTATAGGAAGACGGGTTATGCAGATACAAAATCTGCCCGTTCGCCCCAGCGGCAATGCCGGTGAAAGTCGCCGCTGCCGTGCCATTGTAACGCACGGTCGAGGTCGCGCCGATGCTGACATTGTTCTGGCTGCCCGTTGTCGTGTAGTCGGTGCCAAGGCGCAATGACGCCGCGCCGTTCACGTCCAGAAGCGTCGCGGGCGAGGGCGTGCCGATGCCGAGGCGGCCGCTTGCCGTGATATTGGCGAGAACGGTGCCACTGCTGTTTAGCGCTTGAAACAGATCACCTGTGCCCGTGCCGTTTTGCTGTGTCACGAGCGTTGCGGCTGTATTGTTATTCCATTGGGCTTCAAAGAAGCCGGAATAAGAATAAACGGATTGTCCATACACGCCGTAACCGTTGTCGCCTCTGCCAAAAACACCGGTGCCATTAGAGGCGGAGCCATGAACGCCATTTCCCGACGTGGAGACCCCATATACGCCATCATTTGACGAAGATGTTGCCGAAACAGCCGCGCCATTACCGGCAGTAGCTAATATTGCTGGATTTCCATAACTCGTTGATACTTTAAGTGGCGTTGTATTAAAGGCTGATACGGAAAGATTCGAATTCGTATTGTCCCACACGAAATTGCTGCTCGCGCCGAGGACGCCACCATTGTTGAACTGCACCTGTCCATTGCTGCCCGCCGCCGAACCACCGCCCGCGCCATTGAGCAGGGTCGTCCATGCGCCGTTGAGATAGGCCTCAAGCGAGCCGACGCCGCCGGTGTTGTAGCGGATCATGCCGTTGACCGCCGTCGGGCGCTGCGCGCTGCTTCCGCCGGGCAGGGCGATGGCGTCGGTCTTCTGGCTTAAATCGAGCGAAGAGACGGGGGAGGTTGAACCGATGCCGACATTTCCGCCGGAAATCGTTGGCGTCGTGCTGTCGCAAATAATGTCGTTGCCGTCCGTCTTGCAGAGCTGGTTGGCGGTGAGGGTGCCGCTCACCGTGCCGACGCGCCGCCATTGCACAGCCGCGAAAGAATCGCGCGGCAAGGCGGTGACGATAAGAGCGGCGCAACAAACAAAAAGCCGCGCGCGCAAGGAAAGCGGCAAGGACATGAAGAAACTGGCAAAGATGAAACAGCAATAGCACTCTACACTATTTTGCTTAACTGTTTATTAACTTTTTGAACTTTCCGACGTAGCCGAAAAACTCATTATTTGGATAGGCCGCTGGCGGTGAACCAATCAAGGATGAGCCTGTGCCCAGACCTGTCGCGTCCGGGAAGCTCTGCGCGAACGAAAACCTGCGGCGGCACGTGCGCTCTTATCGAGCGACGCGCTGACACGGGCGCGTTGCCCGCGAAACCATCCCTGCGGCGCATGCACGCCGCGCAAATGGAAGTGATCGACAAAGGCCGGGTCGGTTCCTTTGACGATGTATTTCGCAAGGCTCTTGGGGTTGCCGGTGACGGGCTGCGCGTGAACGTCATGCGGCCTGACGATGCCGTTGACCTTCGCGACCCATTTGGTGAGCTTCGCCTCGAACTCCCGCTTGAAGGCGTCCGGCACATGCAGAACCCAGTTCACATGCGTCAGGCCGTCGGGGTTCTCGAAGGTGAAAACATAGGCGGGCGGCGATGCCGAGCCGCGCGCTTTCGAGCGGTAATTGAGCCAGTCTCGATATTTGTGGCGAATTTCCCTGAACGCGCTGTTTGCCGCGCGGCCGTCATTTTCGGGCAAATGAATGACGACGTAGGTGTTAAGCGGACTGCCGATCTCGGCGGCGAAGTCGAACGCCTTAAAGATCGACTGGGTTGTGCGGCGGTTGATATGCTCGCTGTGCCGCCCGCGCTGTGAAAGGCTTGTGCTCTCCTGAACCGATATTTTGGTCACGTCGCAGCCACCTATACTAAAGATTGTGTCTGTACCCTCCTCCCTTGGCGTTTTTCGACGGTCTAGCTCACGTGGAACATATTGGCAACATGCTGCCGCGCTCGCGCACGCATTTCCACACAGGGAAATTGCGCACGCGAGAACGGGGGAGGCCGCCACGGCGGGCGGCCGCCTGATCGATCAGGCTATGAGCGATTCCACTCTATCGGCGCGAATTCCTCGCCGCGTGCGCTCAATTCGGCCTCGTAATCCTCGGCCTGCCGACGCCAGTCGGGATATTCGCGCACGCCGAGAGATGATCCTCCTTGCGCGTCCTCTTCGGCGAGCGCATCGGCAATCGTGGCGTGCAAGAGTCTCAACGAATTTTTTGAAAGTTCTTTTATAATCAATATATTATCTCCATTGATTGAAACGACCCCGGAAAGTGGGGACGTTCTATTTATGCGGCGGCGCGCCGCAAAATCGGCTCGGATCGAAAAAATTTTCAGGCCCGGAAATGGCCGCTCCCTTGCGAAGCCGCCAGCGTGGCCTTTAGCTCTAGGTCATTGCCATTTGTGATTGCTGCGCGCCCGTCCGCAACAATCGAAGCCGGACGCCGCCGATGAACGCGCCCACGAAAGCCCCGCCGCGCCGATCTCCGCGCGCTCAAAAGCCCTCGCCTCAACCCGCGCAACCCCGCCGCAAGGGCTTTTCAAAAACCGCGATCGCGCTCCTGCTGTTGTATGCGGCCTTCATGGCGGGGACGGCATGGGGTCTCTTCGGCAATCTCTCCCAGCTCTTCGCCCGCGCAATCCCGCCGCAAGCTATCGGCGGCCTTGCCGTCGATTTCTGGGGGCTGGCGG contains these protein-coding regions:
- a CDS encoding recombinase family protein; translated protein: MIYGYARVSTDGQSVDAQVKQLRAAGSEKVFRETASGAKSDRRELARALKALGDGDTLLVTRLDRLARSTRDLLNILDAVAKAGAGFRSLHDTWADTTTPHGRLMLTVLGGLAEFERELIRARTGEGRERAKARGVHMGRPPALTRHQREEARKALADGTASQADLARRFNVSQSTISRLA
- a CDS encoding type II toxin-antitoxin system RelE/ParE family toxin; this translates as MTETAEADLAEIWAYIAEDSEEAARRLIDKIMTTLARAQDFPMSGAARDQLARGLRAMFQGNYALYYMFTETEVILVRVLHGARDAAAIAEQGGFSFP
- a CDS encoding ribbon-helix-helix protein, CopG family; this translates as MSDIERLTITLPADMAAIVKSAVEAGDYASTSEVVREAIRDWKMKRALQLQELAALKQDIDKGLADVAAGRVREFDAEAIIARGRKLLADRSKSV